The nucleotide sequence AGAACTTGGCAGACCCAGTGGCAGCACATGAGATGGAGGGAGCACCCTCAATTACTGGAAGTGATGAGTTTTGTTAGGAAATCCAAGCACCTACCCCTAATATTTCAAAGTCTCATGCTACTTGCCTCTCTATTGAGAATACAGAGCACCCACCCAGTGTTTCTGCACTTCCTCACAGATATTCAGTGTTATATAGGTGGTATACACGGGGACTCTGCTTGTTCACCAGTTAGAAGGGAAACCTTACTATCACCAGGAGTGGACTTTGCTTTGGGGTCTAGACATTTGCATCTGCTTCAGCTCTTAGAAAACTCCTCAGATAAATCCAGTGACAGTGGCTAGATTAGTAGCATCCCTTGGCAGAGGAAAGATTTGTCTCCCCTAATTCCTATTTTAACCTCTTAGCAAATGCCCACGAGGGaaggaaaaaataacagaaagatTGTAGGGAATTGTGAGACGAACAAGTATGGCTAAAATCTTGTTTCCATAGTTTAAGTAGGACTGAGATTGGAAGAGTATCTGCTCTCCCACACAGGAAGGTTACTGAAAGCCTGTGCAAGAGTTTTGGTCCTGTCTACTGGCATGGACGGGAGGAGTAACCTAGTCCAGGAAGTTCTCCTCTGCTGTAATAAgactttttattgcatttcaggTAGGAAGGATGCTCTTTTGTTTATGCAAAAGGCATTTTCAGCCTgtaatatttcaaataaaaatatagctTCATGATTCAGGTGCATGTAATTTCACCAAAGCAAACAGCAGTTCTTAGTTATTCTACACTATAATTCTGTGCATTCAGATAGGACCCCGGATTAGGTGACAGTGTCATGATCTGTTGTGTTTAACTAGCCTAGAATATTGCATTATCAGGCAGTGCACACAGTGGTGGCTACCACCACAATCATTAGACACCTTTCAAAACCACAGAGACATGGGCAAAGTACAGCTAATAACAGGCAAAAACTTGTTTATGCAGTAACCAACAGATACATAATATTTTTTGATGAGGTAGCAACAGGGAGCACTGTGTTTTCTCACTTATCTTTTGCTCTAATAAAAAGGCACTCTATCCTTGCAATCACATACTTTTCTAACATCTAGTCATTTGTAAAGCTCTAAACATGAACACCCATTAATCAGTAAAATATATGAACATGGTTTCTTGAATCATGAACAGAACTACTAATAGGTATAATGGAATGTTCCCTTTTGTTTCTCTACACTAGCTCAGTACTAGTATTGGCAACAATATTTGAAGGACCACTTTtcagaaatgaatgaaaatgcaaCTCTGCACTCTACAGCACCCAGAGACACTGTCCTCCTGTGAGATCCCTCTCAAAAGCTAGATTAAAGAAGGAAGCAACTGTTGTCTCTCTACTGCAACAGTGTACCAAACGACAATTATTCCCCTTTTCCCAAAGGATTGACTGACAGACATGGGACAAAGCAAAGAGGTGAATACCAGAACATTACTAGCCTTTCCTGCATTCCATGCCTTAAGCACATTAGAATGTCCTACTAGAGGTGATACAGATGGAACCCAAAAACCGAAATATTTGATAGTTTATATCATCTTTTTCATGAACATTTGCATCATTCACTATACTTACTACAGAGTCTGTTTTGACACTTGTCTCCTTCTGGGCAGTTACTACATGGCCTTCCTGGTTTATATGGTTGAACTCCAACTTTCATCCTAGAGAACAAAAGTTTATGAAAGTAATAACAAATTAAGTACACAAAGTTACTGAAAATTAAAATGAAGGCTATGATAAATATAATAAAAGTTACAGATGCTAACAAATTGTGAAGAGTGGACAACCTCAGTCCTGGGCGCTATCCTGGCTTTATAATTCTGCCTGGGCCACACTCCCTTCCAGCTTTGCCCAGGAAGACTAACAAATGTGGATATGAGTTGTAGAGACCTCTGGCTTTTTATGGCTGGCAGGAGTGACCAGTGTGGTGCTGCAGACCTACCCTTCTGATACAGTACTGACATCACTGCCGCTTGGGTTGTGAGGGAACAGCAGTGGAGTAAATCCGGTGTTTTCGCTGGTGCCCCATGTAACCAAAATCTTGCTGCCGCCCTGTCAAAGTGCCAGTGCAGAGCCAACACTGGTCTATTTGCTTGGGTCTCTCTTGGtcactggaatgtagcctactgtacaaaggtaaatgtTTCATCTACCGCCATGCcctcttttgcctttggccccactCATTGTACGTATAATGCCCCAGAAGTACACCCATGAGCGAGTGCAGTGCTCATGTAGGAGGTTGCATTGGTGACCTACAAGGTTTGTGTAGTAAAGTTGCAAAAGGGTATCTGTggtattatttattaactttagTCACTTGTTACCTAAAGGTCTCTAAGTGACTTACAACactgttaaaaacacaaaaaatggtcTCCTGTAGTAGTCAAAACTACAAAAAGTGTCATTATCAAAAGTTAGTTTATTctaagctttcatggaccagaGCCCACTTTCTTGGGTGCATGAAGCTGATTTGGTGATTCCCCTGGAATGTCAATATTTCCCTAGCACCTGGTACATGATTATTTAAGTGGAGATACTGAGGACTGAATCAAGAAACTTCTTCATGGAAGGATGCATTCTATGACCGATGGCTCCTCCCTGCTAGGGAGACAacataccatacttttctgtctataagattcCCCCATCTATAAtatgccctgtttagggaagtttttaaactgtgatattttaaatgtattttaatatttgatggaagccgcccagagtggctggggagacccagccagatgggcggggaacaaataataataataataataataataataataataataataataataataataataataataatttattattattattattattattattattattattattattattattaattttgggggactcaaatttaagaaaatggggagggggtggctcagAGTTCTTGAACTTTTtgcggaggattgcccagaggTTTACAGCTTATTGGGGGGCGGATTGCCAAAAATCGCTGACATGGAGCATCTATGCAGACAATCACCCACTTGCCACAGTGACAGCCAATCGCAAACACCTTTCCCCAGCAAAAAAGATCTTACCCGACTGAGAAAAGCTGTCTGCTGGCAATTGTGCAGGTCCCAGAACAGCAGCTGCCAATCGTGGCAGTGACAGCCAATCAACAGCAGTGTTTGCTGCAGAAGCCAATCACCAACCCAATTAGAGAAGCAgtagccaatccaaagcagcccttctAGCAGCCAACAATTATCGCTGACAAGctcctgcttgcagctgcagccaatcaCCCGTCCACCCCATTCACTATCCTTGTATTAGACGAGGCAAGTTTTTGAACAAaattttagagtaaaaaaccCTCATTTTATACATGGGAAAGTATGGTatttataatacaataaaattttAAACTACAGTTGTAACAGAACTAAAATTGTGACTGTCTTTTTAATCACATTTTGAATGTCTAACAATTTGGATAACAGAAACAATTGTTAATCATAGAAATGGCTGGAAAACAGCAGTTGAGTATTCTGTTTGCTTTGCAATCTCCTTTACACCAGGCTAGGGAGGTTTGGCTTAGACAAGGGTGTACCCTTTGCCCAGCCCTACAggcctgtcagcttccttctgGTTGCTGGCAGTGGGGTTCCCACTGATAGTTTTAAACGGGTGGGGAGGGACTGAGCTGCCACCTACAGGCTGGCACAGTGATATGCCTGTCCTGTACTTTCTGTCCCGGTCATTGTGCATGGCTCTGCAGCTCTGTAAAGAGCAGATAAGATTGCTCCTTAATTCATCTGTGAATACTCATGCAATTCTGCAAGTTAGAACACTGTGTGTAAACACAAGTTTGGATATCTTTAGCATTCATTAACTTACGATGGACCATAATTGCACACAAATGTCGCACTATTCCTCCTTCCATCTTGTGATTGACGGCAGAAGATGACAGCACAGCCAACTTTATAAGTATTAGCCGAAACAATCTGGGGAAAAAGTTATGTTATGTAATATTTAGTTTCTTTTCAGACCCCTCCTCTCTTTATTGTCATTTGGCTAAGGTACCTTTATGTTTTATGTTAGTATTCAGTCATCCTGGTTGACATAAAACATGTATGTAAATGGAATACTATTTCTGTTATTTTGGGGGTGATAACTGTTAAATCTTTGGTGTCTGATTAAGAGCTGTATTCATTATTTGCATGTGCCAGAAAAATGTGTAACCTTAAGGTGCTTCTGTTTCTGAAGATAGAAAAATGGTTGACAATCTGACGAGCGAAAAATACAACTTACCTGAAGATAATCTTTACATAACATTTCACATGTGTTGCTGCTGTAGTTGTAGTATATTACTTGATCATGAAATTTTGAAATAGGAATAGCAGGATCAAATGGATTACTTTTGGCAGGTGTCCTGTACATAGTTTCTCCAAACGGCCTAAATTCATGTTTAGGGTGAATATTCTTAATTGGGTTATGTTCAAATATGCATTTCTTTCCCCATTCTCTGGCTATTTTAGCTAAGGCGAGATCAAATGTCTGCAAAATACAAAAGTATCACACACAGCTATTATTTTTGTTATACAGCTCTAGTAAATGCAACGATGTCACATCTTCAGTTCAGTCAAAATTCAGATTACGAGTCTTTCTTTCAATACCTTTTCCACCGAGCTCTCAAACAATGTCTTCCTTTACATATAAAAAAAGACATATGGCACAGCCCTCATTGGTGGATTTGTAGTGCCTTAGCACAATCCTGGATTCGCATGAAATCAGAGTGGGGTAGGTGGAGTACACCACCAATGAATGACCTGGCATgggaaaacaacagcagaagttaAAGTGAAGcgaagatggagagaactgagagGAAAATAGCAGTTTTAAACATGGCagaggtttgaataaagcagggatggagaggcACAAAGGAAAATGGCAGTTTTAAACAATGACCCTGCCCAGGTGGGGAATTAGCAGTTGAAACCAAGGTTTGAGTAGTGATATTATTCACTTTTGTGTTCTACACATCTCTGCTACTCCTGGTTAAACACTTGTCTGGTCTTCTCACTGCCCTCGATAGCAGCCAACACTGGCTGCCCGAGGCAGGCACCCCTACTACCCCACTTGCAGGGCAGCCATGGTTTGCTTCTCAAAAACGTCCAATGTTCATTGAAGATGCAGTGGATGATAGTGGGAGTTTCTCCCTTTCAGGGCCCAAGGGGAAGCCGGGAGGAGGGGTTCAGCTCTCCAGCGGCCCTGCAAATCGTCTCGGCTCCCTTCACGGGCCTAGCCAGTaattattttttgggaggggcaggattatttttttttggtggggggagcagAACCGAGCTATCTGCGACACAATTGGTCAGAGTGAAGTATTCACATTTATttccccagggccggatttaggtttgatgaggccctaagctactgaaggtaatggcgccctttatatgtccagctgtcctttgtcaacaacaaattgtcgctgtttctgtgtgttgaatatatgctatatggtaatttatggacctaataggtatctaaaaccagtgatattttagagagcaggcGAGGTccgttacttacatcataggagcctacacaacacaaaacactgttgctgtatgtaggttttattttatttgttttttaaattatatattggAAACGTACAtacagttttgtttttcctttaattttttgggggcccccaagagagtggggccctaagctgtagctcaggcataggcaaactcggccacccagatgttttcggactacaattcccatcatccctgaccactggtcctgttagctagggatgatgggagttgtagtccgaaaacatctagagggccgagtgtACCTATGCTTGCTATAGTTTGTTTGGCTTATACGTAGCTCCAGCACTGCCCCCTACCTGCACACCCACACCCCGGCTACGCCCACggctccctttcctcctttcaCCCCGCGCCGGGGACACACCAAGTACAGCATGTTGGAAGCAGTGGGCTGGACCCTAGTGCGGAAGTTGTTGTGGGCGTCCACGTACTGACGGATAAAGGTATGGTTAGTAATCTGGGGGTAGGTTTTGAATTTCTGCTTAACGGGCTCCTCCTTGGGGACGACCAGCCCCAAGACGAGCCACGGCCACAACCGCCTCATGGCCGCCGCGCCCTGACAGGAACGCGCGGGCTGGACGGAGCGCGCATTGACCGTTGCCCTAACGGTCTCCGCCTCTTGGCCCCGCCCCATAGGCTGCCCCGGGATGATGTGTTCCcgccctcaggaggaggaggaggcggaggcttCGGGGCGCAATCGGCAGAAGCCGCATGGATTTTCCCTCCGCTAAGTTTTCCTTAGAGAGCCGATTAGGCCCATTAGCGTCAATGGGTCTACCCCGAGATGAACTCGCTAACATCGCTCACTAATTTCCTATGAAGGCAAAAGGCGCTTCGCTTTCCCGTGTCGCCTGGAGCCCGCCAGGGGGCGCCAGAAAGGAAAAGCGGAGGCGTCGCGGGGCCGGAAGTCGTCCTTCCCACGTTTATGGTTTCCTCGCCCAACTTCCCTCGCTCCTGCGCTGCTGACTCTTACTCTCCCCAGACGTCTGGCCGGTGGACGAAGCCGACACGAGCCGCTCGACGATTCCCGGCTGATCGAGGGCCGTTTGCCGCCCTCCGCTTTTCCATTCGGTCGTTTCCTGCGCTGCTTTCGTTCTTGCTGTTCCTTTGCCCGCTGCCATCGCGATGGTGCTGTCGTCGGTGCAGCAGGTGTTCATCTCCGTCTTGCTGGTGCTCTGCGTTTTCGTGGTGATGCCGAGGATGTTCGGCGGAAGCGGCAGGTCCCCGCGGGGGGCCAAGGCCTCCCCTGGTCGCCACGATCCCCATCAGCAGCGCCACGGTATATGGTGTTAGCCACCTTCCCCTTCCCATCCCTGCAGTCCGGTTACAGAGGGAAACGAGGGAGCTTCATTAGACTAGTTAGCGAACTATGTTTTTCTTTCAAGAAATTCCTTTTTGCAAGCCATCTAACTTAAGTCCCGCccccattttttatatatatatataaaaatataaaaaatatatatttgctgtAAAGGTAGGCATGGGTTATACTGGAGGAGAAAGGTAATGCTGGGCATTAACTGTCATTGGTGTCGTTTATGTTGTTAGTGTGTTACGAAAGCTCCAACTTTTGGATGTTGCCTTCCCCCTTTAACTCATGAATtcttacttctttttctttttggaatgatAATATTTTAAGTAGTAGTATTGAATTAGTCCCAAGGAAGGTGAAAAACTGGTGTTTTCTGCCTTTTATGCATACTGGGAAACACAACTTCTAGGGTATAGATAGGCAGAATGAGAAAAACCCACCTTTGTTTCTATGTTCTTAAAATTGATAAAGTCTTGGAAGATCAttattttcagggggaaagccTGGCTAACTTCCTTTTGGCCTAAAAATTTCAAGAAAATTAGAAATTAAAATTGCAGCCATTCCTATAGCAGCATTAGTTATGTCTCCTTACTTAGTTCAGATTTAAGccacccttttttcttttttggcttttAATGTACTGGTAGGCTCCATACTTCTCTTGTTACTCTTCCAGTGTGTCAAAGCTGTGGGGAATGGGAAATTTGTTTTGTGCTTTAACTGAATGTTGCTCATAACTTGCTTTATTTAAACAAATACTTTAACGTTGTTTTTCCATTGTAACAAGATGACTAAAGTATAACAGTCTTTCAAGCTCCAGCAGGACACAAAATCAAACAAAATGTCAACATATAgcacaatataaaattaaaacattccCAGCCAATTCCTGTGTCTGATGTGACTCTGACCGCAGAGCTCCATCTGCAAAGAGGAGACTCATAAGAGTTTTTAAGAAGGGCTAATTTTAAGTGTGGAGTGGAGAAGCCTCTTGTCATGTTCATTAGCATCAGTCAATCTCACACTACTGCATTGAGACTGTACCTAGAATTGCTTACCACAGTGAAGCTGATTTCTCCATGCTGCAGAACAATTCTCTTCTTCACAGACTTGAGTGCTTCTCATGTTTTTTTATTTCCGTCTGTTTGTATGTGCATGTATGTATtacacacatgtatgtatgtacatgtattacatacatacatgtatgtattttttgtttttcaggtgGATCTGAGAGAATCTTGCAGTCACAGATGAATTCAGAGGGTTCTGAAAGCAAAACATACCAAAGCATCCAACAAATGAGAAATGCAATGGAGAAGGAGATGAAGACTGAGCGGACTAGAGGGAATGGCAAAGACTTTGCTTTAACACTCATGCCCTTGTATGCTGTTGGTGTGGGTGTATTTGCTTTATACAAGTTCTTAAAGGTAACTATTAGTAAGCACGAGAATTTATGATCCATGTAGTTGTACAGAACTGGGATTGTTCAGTTGTGTGCATAATGATAATGCCACTACCATGCCCCACTCCCAAACAACTTTGGAACAATGCAGGAAAAGGTGATGATAATGATGCCTCTGCACATAGCTTTTAGAACAGTCTCTGTTCTGACTCAAAGCAGAAACAAGACaagattccctcactgcgagaagcaaagttacagggaaccaggcacagggccttctcagtagtggcgcctgccctgtgggatgtgccctcccaccagatgtcaaagaaatttaacaagtatctgatgtttagaaggcatctgaagggagccctgtttagggaagtttttaatgactgatgttttaatgtatttttaatattttgttggaagctgcccagagtggctggggaaacccagccagatgggtggggtataaataaataaattattattattattattattattattattattattattaggatgccACATCCTCCCCTCACCATCATATTCAGCTGAGACCCCTCAAGTAGCTTCCTGTTCCACTGCCTAGACAAATTATTGCCTCCAAAAAGGAGAGAAGTCAACAGTAAAGCCAATTGGAGTTGGAGGTGGTTGGGCCCTTCTTACTCTACCAAGTGCTCTGCTCCAGAGCTAGAAGAAGCATTACACTCGTTCTTCTGTTTCTGTAATGGTGGCAACCCCTTGCTTAGAAGGTTGCCTGCATCACAGGAAAGGGTGTCTACAGATAGTCACCTAGTCTGATAGTGGAAGTGGAAATGATAACCAAGCGGAGAAATGTATTTCTCCAGCAACACTTGACAAATGCATTGGCATACTAGGTTCTCCACAAGATTCCAACCTGGTCATAAGTATATGTATTTCCAGTATTGGAGCCCTTTGCTTTCTCaagaaataatgaaatataaATGCCTTAGGCTGGACTTGTAAGTGCTTTTATAGTGCAATAAATGTGGTTAGGAGTATAAGCAACAATTGTGTGTCCCAATGGTTCTTCTATTAGAAAGGCTTTTGTGATATTGCAGAAATATCTGTGTTGTATACAGAATTCATATGACAAAAGGCAGTAGTGGGAATTTTAATCATTCCTTAGGATTGTATCTGAAATAAGAAATTATACTAAACTCGGTATGACTAAATCAGTAAAACTGAACTGCAAGTTAAAACATCATGACTAGGAAGGGGCTAGTTTTCAGCCTAGTTCAACTGGAAACTTTGGGTTGATGCTGGTTTTGTCATAGTGAAGTCAGTGAGAATAAAGAGGCTGAAACCTAAATTAAGCAGATGGGGaaatatgttttggattacactATATTTCCAAGATAAAGTGTCTTCACCTGCCTCGTGTCTTCACATTAATCTGAATAAGTGAAA is from Lacerta agilis isolate rLacAgi1 chromosome 10, rLacAgi1.pri, whole genome shotgun sequence and encodes:
- the LOC117054149 gene encoding glioma pathogenesis-related protein 1-like, translating into RPTLQQPLYSIRCCHNIAVLRTSPGGQFHKSDYETFDLALAKIAREWGKKCIFEHNPIKNIHPKHEFRPFGETMYRTPAKSNPFDPAIPISKFHDQVIYYNYSSNTCEMLCKDYLQVSCIFRSSDCQPFFYLQKQKHLKVTHFSGTFITPKITEIIVSANTYKVGCAVIFCRQSQDGRRNSATFVCNYGPSMKVGVQPYKPGRPCSNCPEGDKCQNRLCSKYSE